DNA from Solanum stenotomum isolate F172 chromosome 3, ASM1918654v1, whole genome shotgun sequence:
CTTAGGagataaaataattgttttagaTGGTTCGTTGACTtggaaaattaaaaaagaagacaaaagttaactgaaaaataaaaagtcatagTAACTAAAACTTCTAAGTACAAAAAACAATAGATActaacaaaaatcaaaatcacaaaAGCAAAGTAACTCTATCAAGGcatcaatattttttcttcttacatTTTTGCCTTTTCTAACTATCAAATCTAATCTCTCACACCTCAGAGAACATCTATGTATctcctttttatatatttaaatcattttttcatctttataatttattaaaatcacTTCTAActtatttgagattttttcatttctaATCATATCACTCTTGATATAACTCCAAAGATCTCTATATATTGGTACTAATTTAGAAGTGAAGTCAAGATTAAGAGTTTGGAGGTATTAAATTTCGTTAATAACCGTCAATCAATTTTATTAGGGATACATAAAAAATCACCCCACATACATATTTAAGGGCAATATTACGAATTTTAAATCTActcttaaaatattattacttataatattttaattgcAGGTTATAATAgatcactttttatttataaatcaatttaattccactttattaaataattaaaattttataattatatttttttattattaggtGATATAAATAAAGAATCAATCACAACTATCTCTTACCCATTTTTAGGGATTTACCTTGATTCATGTTCCTTTTTTATTGTCACACGTCAAATAAAAAATGGGCCAgacaaataatgaacaaattcaatgttcatacaaaaatataacattatacatttttaaaaaatgtcataattaaaattattatacacaacaaataatatgaaattagtatacaaatttcatacaatttttatGCACACTTTTCATTCACATTTCATGCTAAAATTATAACTATTTCATCACATAAGTCGTCATTTTTTCACAGAATAATCATGCCAATATAATaccaaattaatattaattctaaCTATTAGTTGTCATTTATTAGATAATGAGTACACAAAATCATTCAAATATAATGTCAAAATCGTACCATCATGGTATAACtagtataccaatttcaaataaattttatgtaattttactAACcagaaacattaaaaaaaattgaatgttcATACAAAAATCTATAccattttcaaacaaattttatgtattttttaaaaaaaataaatgttcatTCCAAAAACGccacaattaaatattatacacaaacaaaatttgaatatattttttccagTATCActgttcttaatttttttttttttattgtttggttagtatacaaatacaaataaaaaattgcaaagAACACTAACCTGAAGGATCTCATCTACCACCATGCtttattaatactaataaaagccaTCCATTACAAGAAgaagattattgaataaaaatgaataggAATTAGATGAGAGTGACGACTAACGAGAGAAAACATtgaaaagagagagaaacgttcaaaaaataaaagaaatatgttttgagttaaacaaggaaaataaatattccTTTTTTATGAATCTCCTATTTTTATGCCAcatattaattatgattaatgaattcaaattatttaCTACTAATATATccatttttatcttatttatttttcacactaattaatttttactgttattttaaattatttttttattttactaaaatattataacctgcaaatttttattgttataacttaaaaaataaagaataatgtcataatttataattattagtcttatatatgtcaattataaaattttcacaattaacataaatattacacatatatttaattaattttttagtataaatacaGAATCTACAAAAAAGCTTCTGAATTCAACCCCGCCTAGCTCCACTTTGATACTATGATTAGCGTACAACTTTTACTAATTGGAACCCCACTTGACCATAATGAATAAATCCAATCTTTCTGGTACCAAAGTCTGAAAAAAAGGTATAAACAAATGAAAATAGTTGGATGGTAGTGTGGAGTTTCTTTCTTTCTAGGTTTCTTACACATAGAGGTAAAgtgaaagataaaagaaaataatacttCCTCTGTTCTATTTTATGCGAGGTAATTTGACTCGAcacgaaatttaaaaaagaaagaaagtcttttaaaatttgtggtccaaaataaatgatagaaatttgtgtagctataaattatttcattaaaggtaaaatatatattttatagttaaattgttacttaatatagaaatgtgttatttttttttagactgactaaaaaaaagtaaatcacataaattaggacataCGAATAATAAAAAGCAATTTGCATTACCAAGTGAGTGACTTGTCTTTAGAGTAAGTATGTCCCTTGTATTGTCTTAATCCATTCATTGTGTTAAAGAAAAAGCATATCCGTGTGAGtgtgaaattttaatttcttgtttctttctttttggcACAATATTTGGAGGGTATTCTGTAACATGACTAtgtaaataaattaatcacttattaataaaatatatcacaatttaattattcttttaaagAATATTCAACAATTTAGGGGTGTTTATTGGGTGATTCGATTCTATTTTTGtacttaataatttaacttataaaattctaaaattatttttaaggatCGTTTACTAGAgtgtaccaaaaaaaaaaaatatatgcataaattttatgtattcaTTAGTTAAATACTTTATTTGGAATTACAAtatacataactaatacataaaaaaaaacatgatattAGTATAAGtttaaaacacaatttttcCTCAAAATACTTTCCACATTTTTTTCACCGATaatattttgcaaataaataatttttttaaaatagatataaTGCAAAATATACTAATACACTGcatcaaatattatataaaaataattttatgataacTAATGCAAatataactaactagaaaaaaaTTACCCGCATCGAGTGTacacatcaaattaatgtaattttttgttaTGTGATTTGATGAAGTAAAAcacatgttaattaattaagattaagtaaaatgaacaataaattcaaaacCATGGCATGCATGTATTAAATTGGTGTATATATTCCGTACGGATAAGTTTTACCctaaaaaatatcattattaCTAATGTCAATGCTACTAATATACCATatccaatattattaaaaatttatttgatcGAAGAATAAATTATTTCGAGATAGTTATTTCATCCAACCAAGTTAGCACCGAGTGATCTGCTGTAGATAAAGTGTGACCGTATCTTTGAATTTGGTCTTATATTttcaaagtaaaagaaaaaaaaaactgtgtGAAACAATGAAATCtttgtttgtttcttcttttttgcaAGGCTGTAAATCGTAAtctttaaactatttttttgtatttgaaaaaaaaatgcaatcaTTCACAGTACCAAACAAATAACCACCGTCTCTATCTTTACTCCCAGGCATCACTCTCCTTTTTTCCTGTTTTCACACCCTTTACATTTCTTATATATCCACACAAAAAAAACTGTTAATGGAACTGACTACTGCAAAACCCAGAAAAATGTTGAGATTTGTAGTGttatcacttctttttcttctggGTTTATGTCATTTTTCAGTAGGGAAGACGATGAAGAGTAATTTCATTATTCACATGGCGAAATCACAAATGCCAGAGGGTTTTGAAGATCATACTCATTGGTATGATTCGTCGTTGAGATCAGTTTCTGCTTCTGCTGAAATGTTGTATGTTTACAACAATGCTGTTCATGGTTTTGCTGCGAGGCTTACTGCTGAGGAAGCAGAGTCTTTACAGAATCAACCTGGGATTTTGTCGGTTTTGCCGGAGATGAAGTATGAACTTCATACGACAAGGACGCCTTTGTTTTTGGGGCTTGATGTCAGTGCTGATTATTTTCCGGAATCGAATGCCATGGGTGATGTGATTGTTGGTGTGCTTGATACTGGGGTTTGGCCTGAAAGTAAGAGTTTTGATGATAGTGGATTTGGACCCATTCCAGCTTCATGGAAAGGTGAATGTGAATCTGGAACTAATTTCACTTCCCAGAATTGTAATAGGAAGTTGATTGGTGCCAGGTATGTTTTACTTACTTAGTTTCTGTTTTGCCgtagattttgaagttgaaacttaGAATAATGTATTGAATTGTGTGAACAATTGAGGAAATCATAATTTTGTTGTGTGTCAAATAGGTACTTTGCTAAAGGTTATGAATCTACTTTGGGTCCGATTGATGTATCGAAAGAATCGAAATCTCCGAGGGATGATGATGGACATGGAACACATACTTCTACTACTGCAGCTGGTTCAGTTGTTCAGGGTGCTAGTCTCCTTGGGTATGCTTCTGGAAATGCTCGCGGAATGGCAACTCATGCTAGAGTTGCTGTCTATAAAGTTTGTTGGGTTGGTGGTTGTTTTAGCTCTGATATATTAGCAGGTTTGGATAAAGCCATTGATGATAATGTGAATGTGCTTTCTTTATCACTTGGTGGTGGCAATTCAGATTACTATAGAGACAGTGTCGCGATTGGTGCCTTTGCTGCTATGGAGAAAGGGATTTTAGTATCTTGCTCTGCAGGTAATGATGTTATGGAGAACTTCTACTACTTTTTTAACTTGTCGGATTCATATAGCCGATTGTAACTTGATTTGGATTGAGGCGTAATTGTTATTGTTGCTTTGCAGGTAATGCTGGTCCTAGTCCTTACAGTTTGTCCAATGTAGCACCATGGATCACTACTGTGGGTGCAGGAACATTGGACCGTGATTTTCCTGCATATGTAAGTCTAGGCAATGGTAAGAATTTCTCCGGTGTTTCACTCTATAAAGGGGATTCATCACTAAGCAAAATGCTTCCCTTTGTGTATGCTGGTAATGCTAGTAATATGACAAATGGAAATCTTTGCATGACGGGTACCTTAATTCCTGAGGAAGTTAAAGGAAAAATTGTTCTATGTGACCGTGGGATAAATCCCAGGGTCCAAAAGGGTTCTGTGGTAAAAGCAGCTGGTGGAGCTGGTATGGTCTTGGCTAATACCGCTGCAAATGGGGATGAGCTAATTGCTGATGCTCATTTGATTCCAGCAACGTCGGTGGGACAGACAACAGGGGAAGCAATCAAGAAGTACTTAACCTCGGACCCTAATCCGACAGCCACTATTCTTTTCGAGGGAACTAAGGTGGGGATCAAACCATCACCAGTGGTTGCTGCATTTAGCTCCAGAGGGCCAAACTCGATCACACAGGAAATTCTGAAACCAGACATCATAGCACCAGGTGTCAACATTCTTGCAGGATGGACAGGTGCAGCTGGTCCGACAGGGTTGGCCGAGGACGACAGACGTGTTGAGTTTAATATTATTTCGGGTACGTCTATGTCGTGCCCTCACGTGAGTGGTTTGGCTGCTTTGCTTAAAGGAGCGCACCCTGATTGGAGCCCAGCAGCTATCCGCTCAGCTCTTATGACCACGGCGTATACAGTGTACAAGAAAGGAGGTGCTCTCCAAGATGTTGTGACAGGAAAGCCATCCACGCCATTTGATCATGGTGCAGGACATGTAGATCCTGTTGCAGCACTAAACCCCGGACTTGTTTACGACTTGAAGGCTGATGATTATCTGAATTTCCTCTGTGCATTGAACTACACATCAATCCAGATCAATAGTGTTGCCAGAAGACCCTTTAGTTGTGAAACAAGTAAAAAATTTAGTGTCGCTGATTTGAATTACCCTTCATTTGCTGTTGTATTTCCAGAACAAATGACTGCAAGCAGCGGAAGTGGTTCCAGTTCAATCAAACACACACGAACGCTTACTAATGTTGGACCAGCCGGAACATACAAAGTCAATGTTATTTCACCAAGCAACTCAGTGAAAGTCATGGTTGAGCCTGAAACATTGGCTTTTACTCGGATGAACGAGCAGAAATCATATACCGTGACTTTCACTGCTCCTTCAATGCCGTCAACTGAAAATGTTTATGCTCGAATTGAGTGGTCAGATGGAAAGCATATAGTGAGTAGTCCAGTGGCCATAAGCTGGACATGAAGAGGTTACTGATAGCTCAAGTTTCGAATGTAGCTATGTTGTTTAGTTGTATTAACTGTAGTTTTCTGCTAAAGTTGTAATGAAAAAGTTGGAAGTTGTATTTCAAATGTTTGATGGAAGACATGGAAAACTGTATGCATTCAGGAAGATGGACTTGCCTTTTCTTGCCTCATTGTACAGTGATTCTTCAAGAACTAGTTCTCTTTTCTTGCATTTACAATCTTGCTCAATAACTTGAATTTGTTGTGAACTGGTTGCTAAAGATGgtgaatataatctcaaaattttGGGAGTACTTCCTATGAGTTTAGATTTTGGGAGTACATGAGCAGTTGCAGCATATCGAGGATATGATCTTATTAGAGTAGAAGGTTAGATAGGAGGAGGTTGTAGAGGGCACAAATTAGAGTAGAAGGTTAGATAGGAGGAGGTTGTAGAGGACAcaaattagggtagaaggttagatAGGAGGTTGTGAAGGGTACAAATTAGCCTAGAAGGTTAGTAAGTAGTAGTGTGGTGTCTTGCTTCATCCTAAGAAGACTAAATAAGGGCAAGATTCTAAGGCATTCCTATTTCGGAAAGGCTAGCTTTTGATTTCACTCGATCTCTCCTTGGCTAACTCGCTGCCTAATTAGCCTTATGGATGAACCTTCATTTTGTTTCAATAGAAGTTGGATTGTCGCCTTCAATCCTAGAGCGAGAAGCTCTTCGTGGAAAACCTTCCATACTAATAGTCGTAGTATTTCTCCCGTAGTTTCTTGTCCTTTGATTTCTATTGCATCTTGTACTTTGATCATCACACTAGTTTATTATAACTATTGTCTTCTTtcttttaagaatattttgGCGTACTTCCTCATAGTTAATCCTgggataattaatttttatcccACCAACCAATTAACTGCGATTCGTGTACATAAGTTAAATCCATTTCCCTTACAGTTGTTTACAGCTACTCATCAATTTTGTTTCACCTTTCATGTGATTTCAATCTTGACCTTTTCTCAATGGGGAAGGCATGACCAATATAGAAAGTGATGGTATACATTGATAGTTATCTGCTAGAGTTGTTACTATTTTAGATTGATTGAGAAGAGATATTACTGATGGTTCTTGTAGCACATGGATTGACAAGTGACATGAGTGCTTCATAACtatcaattttgttttaaaaatttcattcaTATTTGATATTCCTATTAAAGTATACTAAATATGTATCATGCGGAAActaacaaaacaaatataaaaaacgctatgtaagaaaataaaaaaatataccaaaaagaCAATAATTTAACTGATCTGATTAATCAATCTAGATCCACAAAAAGAGATGAACAATCTACTATATAAAAGAGAGTGTAAAATATCGAGAGAAATAACCTCATAAGATTTACTCAAAATTCACTCACAATAGAAAGAGGTTCACACAATTGACAGTGTAAGACTTGTTAGAACAGGAATGATAAAAGTACAAAGAATCCAAAATAAAACTTGCTTGGTTTAGAGACACGTTAATACGTTTATTGAAGATAGTTGGAGTTCTCTCTCACAAGCAAAcgaaagaataaataaaaactctATCTTCGAGATTCAACTAAGCCACAAAACAAGTAGCATTCAAGAATGTTGCTcttctatttttgaatttgtgatATCACCTTT
Protein-coding regions in this window:
- the LOC125857812 gene encoding subtilisin-like protease SBT1.7 encodes the protein MELTTAKPRKMLRFVVLSLLFLLGLCHFSVGKTMKSNFIIHMAKSQMPEGFEDHTHWYDSSLRSVSASAEMLYVYNNAVHGFAARLTAEEAESLQNQPGILSVLPEMKYELHTTRTPLFLGLDVSADYFPESNAMGDVIVGVLDTGVWPESKSFDDSGFGPIPASWKGECESGTNFTSQNCNRKLIGARYFAKGYESTLGPIDVSKESKSPRDDDGHGTHTSTTAAGSVVQGASLLGYASGNARGMATHARVAVYKVCWVGGCFSSDILAGLDKAIDDNVNVLSLSLGGGNSDYYRDSVAIGAFAAMEKGILVSCSAGNAGPSPYSLSNVAPWITTVGAGTLDRDFPAYVSLGNGKNFSGVSLYKGDSSLSKMLPFVYAGNASNMTNGNLCMTGTLIPEEVKGKIVLCDRGINPRVQKGSVVKAAGGAGMVLANTAANGDELIADAHLIPATSVGQTTGEAIKKYLTSDPNPTATILFEGTKVGIKPSPVVAAFSSRGPNSITQEILKPDIIAPGVNILAGWTGAAGPTGLAEDDRRVEFNIISGTSMSCPHVSGLAALLKGAHPDWSPAAIRSALMTTAYTVYKKGGALQDVVTGKPSTPFDHGAGHVDPVAALNPGLVYDLKADDYLNFLCALNYTSIQINSVARRPFSCETSKKFSVADLNYPSFAVVFPEQMTASSGSGSSSIKHTRTLTNVGPAGTYKVNVISPSNSVKVMVEPETLAFTRMNEQKSYTVTFTAPSMPSTENVYARIEWSDGKHIVSSPVAISWT